The genomic stretch GTTTCTTGCGGTTTGTCAGGCCTCCTTCAGGGTCTAGAGTGTTACCTGCCCAAGTCACAGTGGCTTCCTGGTTCAAGCAGAGATTGAACCTCTGGACTCTCAGACCTGTTTCCCTGTGAAACCATTACACACCACCTAGCTCCCTCCTTCGTTACCTGTATCTAATTTTTGTTaactgactcatggcaacctttgtagatgagacatctgcaGATTCCCTTGTTCTCAACTGCTTTGTTCAAGTCCTGTAGGCTTCAGTTGCATGACCTCCCTTACTGGTTATACCAGCTGTgatgtgctcttcctctctctctgtgcccTCTACCCTTTCCGCATCGTTACTTTTCTAAGAATTATGAATTCTCGTGATGTGGTCAGTAAACATTCCTCTTTTAGTTATCTGGCTTCCGGGAGgttttcaggcttgatctgttctagatccttctgtttgtttgttcttgccatccattgtttctttcagcactcttctccacaccACATCTTCAAcgagttattttttttttcttatcagtCTTCTTCACTTGTCCAGCAATCACATCCATCATATGATGGTGAATAAATGGCTTGACTATCCTcacattattattagttattcTTTTGCACTTTAGTATTTTGTCCGTTCTTTCCACTGCTCTCTCCATTCTATCTGATTTTTTTGACTATCATGTCTATTCTGGTCTATTTTGATCCACTACGATGGATCTTTGACTTTTTGGTTTTTCTATTGTCCGGATGATTCTTTTGAACCTCTTCTGTGTATCTATCATCCTCATCATTCTATCTCaatcattattttggttttcttttcttatgtTCAGCTTATGCCTACCTTGGCAGTTTCCTCCTTACCTCTTTTAATTGTTTCCAGTCTTATTAATTTCTGCTATAGTATGTGTTGTCTGTATATCAAGTTTTTAAGTTCCTTCCCACCGTCCTCACTCTCTTCCTGCCTTTGATCGAGTCTGctggcaaaaaatatttttctacagAGTGATAATATGGTTATGTATGTCAACCTTGCCCTTAACCCCTTTGCAATTGGGAactattttgtttctccatattctgttctaatcaGCATCCACTTGTCCTGAGTAAAGGTGCCGCATAGATGATCATTGTCTTGTGGCACTCCCCATTGTCTAGGGAAGCCTAGCTTTTCATATCTTATGCGTCTAAATGCTTTGCTGTAATTAATAATGCCAGGcattttcttctccccctcccccccttcttGTGCCTTTCCATTGTCCAATGTTTTTTTCTATGTCCTCTTATTTCCTTCCCTCCACCTCTTGTTTCTCATTCTCTCCATTTACGTTTGGTTGGGTTATTTGCTGCGAAGTTTTAACATGACTTTCTTTGCTTGCCTTGGGGAATTATGCACATCTGTAATTACTGCagtcttttatgtctcctttttttgtggtggAATGTATTTGTATCCCATAATTCTCATTTAGGTTACTCGATTTACTTATGGCATTCTGGCATGCTTGTTATACCTCTGTGTTGTACACCCCGCCTGCACCCCCACATCTTACGCATGGACGTTTGGTTAAATGGTTGCTCTATGTCCATTTTTCCGGATTCATACAATAGTTTCAAATTTAGCTAGGACACAATATGAACAAGAGAAAACCCGTGTTTTATAAAACCTTATTCATTAATCCTTTTTGTAGTTTAGCATTTAGAGGTTCACGCTTTTGCCCATGTATCCAGCATCAATTGAGAGAATGTAAGCCATCCTATTAAGTAATCATCATTAAATTAGAGGAAAGGTCGGGTACCAAGACTTTACCCCAAAACCACGCGTGAAGACTGTGTAATCTTTATGACAGTATAAATTACCAATTGAGAACATTCAATACGTTTCTTTTATTGCCTCAGTCCTCTTGAAAGAAGGCAAACATTTATTTAATGACAGGATACGTATTATCTTTGAAACTTTAGTTTTACTCCTCTCCTCCTTTAAAAATCCCATAAAGAATGAAATCTATTAACTGCTGTTTAACCCATTCTATGCCAGCTCAAGAAAATTTTAAGCACTATTCGTTATTAAATTTTCCTACATTTTCTTAGGCAGGATATTCAGAAATGATTTGGCGTTCCTTCCTCtaaagttgtgttgttgttttgtgtttgtttgtatatatatatttattattacctttatttataaagcgcttgTAAATTTACACGCTGTAATTTTTTAGTCGACGTTTCCCTTGCCTCAGCTTACATCTAAACGACCGACACAAAAGGGAGGGATGGTGGTGGggtaggatcaggtccagcagatcttcctCCACTCTCGAGCCTGGCccggcagatggactggagaaggGCCTTGGCTTCTTTGGATGGTTAAAGGGCTTCAAAACTTGGTTTAGATTGCCACAAAGTAATTGGCATTGCCTAACCATATGTTGTGTTGTAAGCACTATGGCTCTTCATCCTTGTCAGGGGTGCTAACCTTTCTCCTCTTCATACAACCAATATTAATTATTTCCAtgtttattttcagtattttccATGATTCTCTATTGggcaagatatttatttatttattatttccggTTTTTATTTCATCTTCTCCATTTCTCCTATCTCTTGTGGCAGTATTTCCCTCATTGTTTCCTCCCTGGGCAGTtttggtttccctatgggcatgtattGTTCATTGTTTTATAAATCTCTCGTTGTTGTAGAGCCTGTTTATAAGTACAATAGAATTAATTACAgtgtggttggtgtgtgtgtatgtatatgtatatattttggctctttatatgtgtgtgttcgtatatatatttatattttggcactttatatatgtgttgtgtttgtatatttctttatttgtgttttatatattgtGTGTGGGTACAGTTTATATagttttttcttttcacatttttatttgttatatttattggcacttttttttttatatgtgtgtgtgtgtgttgttcatatttatatttatatatttgtgcaCTTTTTTATGTTGTGgtgtttatatattattatatatatttggcACTTTATATTGTGTTTGTTAGAtctatatgttgtgtgtgtgtttgtgtgtgtttactaTTATATCATCTGTATATATTTTGGCATGCGTTATATTCGTGTGTGTTTTGTGTCTATCTCTCTCTACTTATGGCCTTTCTTTGTTTGTGTGTCTATCATTGTGTGTGTCCCGTGCCGCTTCCCTCATTTTTTCTATATCTCTTGTGCCTTTCCATGTGTGTTCTCTCGTCGCTCTCCGTGCCCTTCTATGTGTTTTAACAGTATATATTGTTTTTACAGTATATCTATGTTCTATATATTTGCCCTTTATCTCGTGTGTGTCtcttgtgtgtgtgggtgtggtgtTTGTACCCTTCTAAAATCTTATTTTTGGCCTTTATCTTCTGTGTGTCGCTCCTTCTCTGGCCCTTTCCTCATATGTGTGTGTCTAGTTTGTGTCCCGTACTCTCTGCTCTTGTCCGCTCCTTTGGCCTCTAGCTTGGGATGGGTGCTGGGGTCTGTTCCCCGTGCCCACTCCTCCCACTCCCCCCTCCCCGTTACTGGAACCTCCTACGTGTTCTGTGTGTGACCTGGTGGATATCTGATGGCGGACCTGGGTCGGCCTCATCGGCACCATGGCCCCCCTCAGCACCGATGAGCCGCcacctccccccccttcccccttctctctctcctctctcccctcgcTCCCCTCCTCAGGCGGTGGAGGCTTGCCTGCTGCCGCCCATCAGCAGCCCCTTCTCCCCCTACATTCTCAGTCCTCTACCGGATCCCTCTTCCCCCGGCCGACCTCGTCGGAGCCTCCAGCCTCAGTAAGTACGCCTAGGCTTGGAGCGATGACGCTAGGCTACTTACTTGCTCTGCAGAGAGAGACCTGGGTGCGAATCCCGGGCCTCAGGCCCTGGATAGTCAACTCTCTCAGtctctttctttatctttattctaATTGGAGGGttctcttgttttatttctcttcttcttttattgtagcttctactgaaagaaagaagttggcgcgTGACTTGTCTAGATtgtttacttcttcagatgcatttattattgttattgttatgcgATAGATCCTTGCAGCACTTTGAGACTAAAGGAAGGAGACTTTGGCAGCCTGATCTCTCTTAGGCTTATCCTACCTCCTCGGTGCATTTTGAtatacttatttttattattattttattattatttcagagaaccttgttagccaccttgagtacGAAAGAAGAAAGGGCTTGGTAGTCCTAATCTACTTCCTCAATGCACTTGATGTTGTTTGGTGTTTTATAGAATAGAATATATAGCTTCATTTACAGTCAAAGACAGCATGTTATTGTTATATaggagatcttatagcacctttggaCTAAAGAGAAGTTTTGGCAGCATATTTTCCTGactttcagtctacttcctcagattgcCATGCtcttctatagactaacacagctctgTCTTTCATTTCATCATATTAGGGGTTCCCTATCCTGAAATGCTCCTGGGTGACCTGTCACACAGGAGTTtgtttatcatgggattttccttgcCAAGATCTGtcgaggaggttttccattgccctTCCCCTGAGGATTCTGAGAGGTGTGCTCTGAGTGGTTGTCCTTTTTGGTAAGGCTGGAGGCCCACAGCAACAAACACTGGGCTTCCAATCGAGGGATTCTGTGGTTTCACCTGGTGGGGTCCGCTCACCTGGGCTAGTGGAGAAAGGTTGAGGAGACATCTCTGAGGGGAAAAGGGAGTCTGCTCTGCTGGGACTTTTTGGGAAGCAGTGTCCAAGGAGGACAAGCACCCAGATGTAGGACCTTCAAGGAATAAATGGATGGATTTTCATTAAACCACATTTTTTACTGTGCATTGGTTTACTTAGCTATATTACTTTTATTCTCTCTTAgagagtcttgtagcacctttgagactaaggtccaaaacactgcagaaacacCCTTTTAGCCGCTTCAACTCTCTCTGGCTCATGCTAGAGAATCTTGTTTAGTCCTTTAAGACTTGTTGTCTTGAGGTGCCCTGCAAGACTCTCTCATTACTTTTACTTCTTTTTAGTGCAATGCTGGTTTTCGGTCTTCTGTGCTTGGCTTGTAATCACACAGTTGCTTTTTTTTCCTCCGAAAGCACCATCACTTAAATGGTTGTTGTCTTGTGTCAAACCGAGTTCACCTTCAACCTCTCCATGTTTTTTTCGCGTGCTCTTAAAAGGTACTATTCCTATGCTCCTTAGCTCCTCCTTTTGCTGCTGGTGGTATTGCGGTTTTAAGGAGGTTGTTGTTATTGAAATTCTTAATTTGGCAAATTCACTCCTTAAATTACTCCAATCCCATCATTCcactcttccctttctctttctttctccatgattttttttcttttctcccacacttcttctcctttttttttcgcTGGTCCTATATTGTGTCCCAGCTTCCCTCCCTGTGTTGGCCCCCATTCGACTCTATCCTTCTCCCATCATTGTCTCTTGCTTAAGGTCCCTACTGTTTCCTCCCGGCAGCATCGAATCACCCAATGGTTTATATAGTGATAGAAGCAGTAAAGAAAACAAAGTGTCACTGACGATCTCCCCAACAACAATGAGTAACTGTTACTAGAAGGTGTTAGTGACAGAAAAAATTCACTTCTCCTAGTATCTTCCCGTTGTTCCTATCTTTTCCCAACCTAAACGTTTCAGAGCAATATCAAAAATATCCTCACGctcattattaaaaattaatctcTTTGTGCCACTGGACAGTTTAACACTTGGCCATGTTGTTGCTAACAAGCTCGAAAACCCTCTACATGGTTGTGCATGGCCCACTCACTCATGGTGTGCATTGGCCTCCAGAAAAAGTCACCTGCCAAtctgacaattttttaaaaaagaaaaattgcccTTGATAGATGTTTTCACTGACTTCAAGGTTTATTTGCTATGACAGTTTAGAGCCAAGGTTGCCCTGCTAAAAGAGTGCCATTGTTTAACTTTCTGGTGACTTGATCATCTTCTCCACTGCTCCTAAAAAGCAACACTCTTTCTGTCATCCTTTCTAGCAGGCATACTTCTCCATCTGTGTGTcttctctgtgtgtatgaatAATTAATAGCAACAGACTTTGAGTGAGGTACCAAAAATAAGTGAAGCGTTGCAATCATTCAGCTGTAAAGAGAtgattttttaatgtatttgttttctgGTACTGTATCAACAAGGCAAAATAATGGCTACCATTCTTTCTGGTGACACATCCTGATAACTGGAGCCAACTGATCagctaaaaacatggtgtttttgttatttgcggtttttccatattcacgggggtcttgtgcccctaaccctagcaaatatggagggacaagtatactAAGATATGTGGTGATATACTTGAATCAAATCAACACAGTATGTGTTCTCAGTTTGATTCATCTGTAAAGAACACAAAACATGGGAAGTTTTCTTGAAGAGGGCTACAGCTTTTTCCCCCTGTAACAACTCTATGTCAAAAGTAGAAAGCCACTATCATTGTATAGGAACTGAAGGGTCTATATTTACCTTGATGTCTGGGATTATTGGTGGAAGATGGGCAAAGATGTTATCATCTTGACCATATGGGCTGCAGTAAGTAGTATTGCAACATAACCTCCATCTGTCAATGCAGGATGCTCAGAACGTTTCTCATGAACTTTGTCATCTCAGGCCAAATCcagctccttttcacattttGAATTATTCCTTCTGGTGAgcttccagttctttcatttgttgttgtttaggtgccttcaagtcacctctgatttatggcaaccctatcctaggtttcccttgacaagatttattatCCAGAgtacatttgccattgccttcctgtaaggctgagagagcatgctaggcccaagatcacccagtaagtttccatggttgagtgggaatttgaaccctggtctcccagggacCTATTCCAACACTCACGTGGGATCTTTGAATTAAATTATTTGTCTGGGAAGATATATTAGTATATGGGGAACTGAGAAAATTTCACCTCTCACCTCCAGACACTTTGAGCTGTCTCAATCCACATCCCTGCGCTGGTTGAAAAAAATCCACCCTAGCGAGAGAGAACGCATGTGAATGTGTCAGTCtgtaatgtcctccattcagCCATCCATTTGCTTATGTTACTTTCAGCTGGAGATGGATAGCTTTTTGTCCGTAACCTAAATAAAGATCATGTGGATCTGTGCTCCAGACAAGACACCCGTTGCTAGAGAAATCCAAATGAATTTACAATCCACATCCTAAAGCTCTCCTTTCTCATTTAAAGGGATTAGATCACCTCCAGACCATCATTCACAGTCAGTCTGAGGGGCATGAATAAGTTCCACACCACAGTCTTCCCTCATTTACCCATTATATAGTTGAAAAGCATTGTTCATCTTTATCCCTTCCCAATCAATTGCACACTCCTTTTAACTTTCTTGGCCGGCAATCCATTTCCAAAATAGATTAAACTGAAGCTATGTGATCAAAGTTACAGCAGCCCTGTTGATCCCTTAGAGGAAGAGTTATAGAGTCAATGAGATAGTACTTTTGATAGGATGCAGTTGGGGCAGACAAGGGCTGATATCAAGGATACAGTATCCCTTACACACCTTCTGTAAGGCACTTATTTACAAAAGAGAGAGCTTTCTTATAGTGTTATCCTGTTGTGGGAATGGCCTCCTGCAGGATGTATGCTTACCCACAACATTGCATTCTTTTCAGTGTCATGTTAAAGCTTACTTATGTGTgtagggtttttctttttaaagaatgtaattttttaaagaatgttaatatatatatatatatatatatatatatatatatatatatatatatatttattgaaaaCTCTTGGTTTTATGGCTtatttttagcttgttttttaaaaacaatttcaatatTTATGTCCCCAAAGTGAAAAGGTATTTagttttcagccagagagctctggtgtctcaccaacCTACAAATCCAACGGATGGGATGTTTACCTTAGCTATGTTCacccaatatgtgtgtgtgtgtgtgtgaaagagagagagagagagagaagcccttTTCTACCATTTGTAGCAGTTCAGTCCTAACATTGATTTACCACTTCAGTGAGAGCTAGATCCCAGAAAGGGAAGAAATGTTTGCTTTCTGTAGAAAGCCATGCCCTCTTATGGTATGTGTGGCTTAAGGTCATTATCCTTGCTTTTTTCACTCTACAGGTATCCACCAAGTGGGACAAAAATGGAGCATCATTTTCAACCTTTCTCTTTCTCAAGAAGAGGAGCTGCAACTAGCTGAGTTGAGACTTCATCTGCCTAGGTCTGGGAGAAATACTGCTTTCAACAATACTCCAGTGTCAGTGGATCTGTATCACCAACAAGAAATAATTTGCCCAAGTGGTCAAAACTGCCTACACATTAAATACATAGGCTCCTTTGGGGCATTCCCATCAGCACATTCAAACTGGGTAGTCCTGGAAGTCACAGACCAGCTTTTGAAGTGGTACACCAATAGCAGTTCAGCAAAGGATCCTTCTCAGGAGTTTCTAAATCAAATACAACAGCTTACCAAAAACATCCCAAAGCAAGTGACCAGCACATGTGGATCTGTAGACAGAAGAGCTATTTTGGTGCTTTTCTTAAGACTttccaaagaagagaaaaaacaaagcagCTCAAGCTTACTCCAGACAGTGAAGAGCTCAAAATTCTTTCTGCAGGGAATACCAAAAGAGACAGTACCAGTCTGGAACACCAAGAGGCACAGACGCCACAAGAGCCCCCAAGATTCATCTTTACTGAGCTTGGAAAAACTAGAGTTCAAACACCTGTGCCGAAGAGTGGACCTCCTTATTAGTTTTGAAAAGATAGGCTGGAATTCCTGGGTTATATATCCCAAGCAATACAATGCTTTTCGTTGTGAGGGAACATGTCCTGTCCCACTAAATGATGATTTCCAGCCAAGCAACAATGCTTACATGCAGGTAAGATTGTCAAAAGTAACAACTATAGATTATGAAACAAGCAACTGAACACATATTTTTTGCTTGATTAGGAGTGGTGTATAGATGATTCTTAGATGAGGCTGTTCTCAGTCACCTTCATGGGGTCAAAGAAATTTTCTTTATGACGGCActtgataaaaagaaaaacacctgTCAGCTAGGTGGCCAAGGTAGTCTCCCCATGAAGTCTAGAGGAGACCAGGTACCCAATCCACAACACAGTGAGGACATCAGAAGATTCTTTATTGAGATATTCTTTCCTCCCCTCAGCCTTAGACTGggctttcccttttctctttgcaTTTGAATACAGCACTTCAGGACCATTAAGAATTTCATTGTAAGGAAATACCTCAAAGCTACCATCCTTTAGACATATTACCACAGTGTGTTTATTTTGTTGACAACTGTGATCTTTATTTTGATTGACCAGGAATACCTATGTCTTGTGTGGCTTAAGGTTCAATTTGGTTGTCTTTGTCTAGTCCATTCTTAACAAAGGACACCCATTTAGAAAAGTCTGGACAATTTCTCCCAACAATTTCATGTCTGTGTTGAATAACATCAGGGACAAAACTGAACCCTGATGGATCTCTAAAGGCCAAAGGTGTAATACAGAAATCCCTCGGGCTACTTGGCTTTGTCCTCCCAAGACAGAATGTAAAACAGTATCTCCCAAGTCTCATTCAAACCGGTTACCATGATCAATAGTATCAACAGCTGCTGAAAGACCCAGCAAAACTAACAGGAAAACAATCCTCTGTCCATTTCCCAGGACAGATAATGGACAAAACTGACCAAAGCTGTTTATCTATCAttcaggcctgaaaccagataaAAATGGATTCAGATGATCCATATCGAGATCTCATATTTTTCCACTGCCGTATCTCCTATACTACCATTAATATTCTAGTTGAAAACTAGTGTTCAGAAGTATTATCATATTTTAATTCCAACCGTAATGGTATTCCTGAAACCTTTCCTACAATCTCTAAAAGCTCTGGCAGTGCTAAAGTGTTCCCTTTCCTGTTTGGCTGGAACCCTTGACAGGAACTCACCTTTACATACTGCATCATTTTCTTGTGGGTTGTCTCTTTATTCTCTCCCCAGCAATCATAATGCACCCCAGCCCAAAGCCATCACAGACTTCCCACCTGTCAAGCAACTGCAGGCAGGAGATGCAGCTAATGTACACTCCACTCTCAAAATTCAGAATTCTAGAGTGGAAGGGAAGTTAAAGCTGAGAATGTCAGTATTGACAGAGATATCCAGCTTGCAACTTAATGTCACAACATTTCTTTATAAGTGAAAGTCTGAGTCTTggtaacagttttaaaataaagttctAACACCATAA from Sceloporus undulatus isolate JIND9_A2432 ecotype Alabama chromosome 3, SceUnd_v1.1, whole genome shotgun sequence encodes the following:
- the NODAL gene encoding nodal homolog → MQPPLLFFLLLLLLLSQAVEGWPCAAQAAAPLPAYMLSLYRSPLPPADLVRSLQPLSIHQVGQKWSIIFNLSLSQEEELQLAELRLHLPRSGRNTAFNNTPVSVDLYHQQEIICPSGQNCLHIKYIGSFGAFPSAHSNWVVLEVTDQLLKWYTNSSSAKDPSQEFLNQIQQLTKNIPKQVTSTCGSVDRRAILVLFLRLSKEEKKQSSSSLLQTVKSSKFFLQGIPKETVPVWNTKRHRRHKSPQDSSLLSLEKLEFKHLCRRVDLLISFEKIGWNSWVIYPKQYNAFRCEGTCPVPLNDDFQPSNNAYMQSVLKYHYPERVPAACCIPVRLSPLSLLYYEEGRVSIGHHEDMIVEECGCR